The Streptomyces cynarae genome contains a region encoding:
- the eccE gene encoding type VII secretion protein EccE, whose protein sequence is MGPLRLQQLILVELAAAVMLAAWAADASWLLAPAGGVAALLLLLAVLRRGRRPLPEWYETTRALRRRRREAKLPVPPGTDPMLAPTVECDPALRTYRFVSRDDRSIGMIGDGTFLTTVLFVQPADQPLRPESAGRQLPLHLVQEALEVDGIRLASAQVVQHTQPAPAPHLPQQSVAARSYGPLQAQTGSPALRLTWVALKLDPELCPEAVQARGDGVPGAQRALLRVADQLASRLAGAGFQATILDETELVQALATSSCLNPRANAQHAQDGRSPQRRTVESVRSWRVDDRWHTTYWLSRWPQLGNGGVALPELITRFTSLPVLATTFSVTLGKAGSRGVSLAGHLRVTARGDSELDEVARELERAASAAKVGLVRLDREQVPGALATLPLGGTY, encoded by the coding sequence ATGGGCCCGCTGCGGCTGCAGCAGCTCATCCTGGTGGAGCTCGCGGCGGCCGTCATGCTGGCCGCCTGGGCCGCGGACGCGTCCTGGCTGCTGGCCCCGGCCGGTGGGGTGGCGGCGCTGCTGTTGCTCCTGGCGGTCCTGCGCCGGGGCCGCCGCCCGCTGCCCGAGTGGTACGAGACGACGCGCGCCCTCAGGCGCCGTCGACGCGAAGCCAAGCTGCCCGTCCCGCCCGGGACGGACCCGATGCTGGCCCCCACCGTCGAGTGCGACCCGGCCCTGCGGACGTACCGCTTCGTGTCCCGCGACGATCGCTCGATCGGCATGATCGGTGACGGGACCTTCCTGACCACCGTGCTCTTCGTGCAACCGGCGGACCAGCCGCTGCGTCCCGAGTCCGCAGGGCGGCAACTGCCGCTGCACCTGGTCCAAGAGGCGCTGGAGGTCGACGGGATCCGTCTGGCGTCCGCACAGGTCGTGCAACACACCCAGCCGGCGCCGGCACCGCATCTGCCCCAGCAGTCGGTCGCCGCGCGGTCGTACGGCCCCCTTCAGGCGCAGACGGGTTCGCCCGCGCTCCGGCTCACCTGGGTCGCCCTCAAGCTCGACCCGGAACTGTGCCCGGAGGCGGTCCAGGCACGCGGGGACGGCGTTCCCGGGGCGCAGCGCGCTCTGCTGCGGGTGGCGGACCAGCTGGCGAGCCGGCTGGCCGGGGCCGGCTTCCAGGCGACCATCCTGGACGAGACCGAGCTGGTACAGGCGCTCGCGACGTCCAGCTGTCTGAACCCGCGGGCCAACGCGCAGCACGCCCAGGACGGGCGCTCCCCCCAGCGGCGTACGGTCGAGTCGGTACGGAGCTGGCGGGTCGACGACCGGTGGCACACGACGTACTGGCTCTCCCGCTGGCCGCAGTTGGGGAACGGGGGCGTGGCGCTGCCCGAGCTGATCACGCGGTTCACCTCGCTCCCGGTGCTCGCCACGACATTCAGCGTGACGCTGGGCAAGGCCGGCAGCCGGGGCGTCTCCCTGGCCGGGCACCTGCGCGTCACCGCCCGTGGGGACAGCGAACTCGACGAGGTGGCTCGTGAGTTGGAGCGGGCCGCGAGTGCCGCGAAGGTCGGTCTGGTCCGCCTCGACCGGGAGCAGGTCCCCGGAGCTCTCGCCACTTTGCCGCTCGGAGGTACGTACTGA
- a CDS encoding DUF397 domain-containing protein: protein MATEQEKEALYAMDISGVEWVGSPDGPQDERVEIAYLPGGAVAMRNSADPDTVLRYTAAEWRAFVLGARDGEFDLK, encoded by the coding sequence GTGGCGACCGAGCAGGAGAAGGAAGCGCTGTACGCCATGGACATCAGCGGCGTCGAGTGGGTCGGCTCCCCTGATGGTCCCCAGGACGAGCGGGTGGAGATCGCGTACCTGCCGGGCGGCGCCGTCGCGATGCGCAACTCCGCGGACCCCGACACGGTGCTCCGCTACACCGCGGCGGAGTGGCGGGCGTTCGTACTCGGGGCGCGCGACGGGGAGTTCGACCTGAAGTAG
- the truB gene encoding tRNA pseudouridine(55) synthase TruB, giving the protein MTQQHTTPDGLVIVDKPSGFTSHDVVAKMRGIARTRRVGHAGTLDPMATGVLVLGVEKATKLLGHLALTEKEYVGTVRLGQTTVTDDAEGEVTSSTDASKVTRDAIDAGIAKLTGDIMQVPSKVSAIKINGVRSYKRARDGEDFDIPARPVTVSSFAVYDVRDAVAEDGTPVLDLLVSVVCSSGTYIRALARDLGADLGVGGHLTALRRTRVGPYKLDAARTLEQLQQELTVMPIAEAAAAAFPRWDVDAKRARLLANGVRLEMPDEYAGAGPVAVFGPEDRLLALVEAHRGKAKSLAVFG; this is encoded by the coding sequence ATGACCCAGCAGCACACCACGCCCGACGGCCTCGTCATCGTCGACAAGCCGTCGGGCTTCACTTCGCACGACGTCGTCGCCAAGATGCGCGGGATCGCCAGGACCCGTCGCGTCGGCCACGCCGGCACCCTCGACCCGATGGCGACCGGCGTCCTCGTCCTCGGCGTGGAGAAGGCCACCAAGCTCCTCGGCCACCTCGCACTCACCGAGAAGGAGTACGTGGGCACCGTCCGCCTCGGGCAGACGACGGTCACCGACGACGCCGAAGGGGAGGTCACCTCCTCCACCGACGCCTCCAAGGTCACCCGGGACGCCATCGACGCCGGGATCGCCAAGCTGACCGGCGACATCATGCAGGTGCCGTCCAAGGTCAGCGCCATCAAGATCAACGGCGTACGGTCGTACAAGCGGGCCCGGGACGGCGAGGACTTCGACATCCCGGCCCGGCCGGTCACCGTCTCGTCCTTCGCGGTGTACGACGTCCGGGACGCCGTCGCCGAGGACGGCACCCCGGTGCTCGACCTGCTGGTGTCCGTGGTCTGCTCGTCCGGCACCTACATCCGGGCCCTCGCCCGCGACCTCGGTGCTGACCTGGGCGTCGGCGGCCACCTCACCGCGCTGCGCCGCACCCGGGTGGGGCCGTACAAGCTGGACGCCGCCCGCACCCTGGAGCAGCTCCAGCAGGAGCTGACCGTGATGCCGATCGCCGAGGCCGCCGCGGCCGCCTTCCCGCGCTGGGACGTGGACGCCAAGCGGGCCCGGCTGCTCGCCAACGGCGTGCGGCTGGAGATGCCCGACGAGTACGCGGGCGCGGGCCCCGTCGCCGTCTTCGGCCCCGAAGACCGCCTCCTGGCGCTCGTGGAGGCCCACCGGGGGAAGGCGAAGAGCCTGGCCGTGTTCGGCTGA
- the rbfA gene encoding 30S ribosome-binding factor RbfA: protein MADNARAKRLADLIREVVAQKLQRGIKDPRLGSHVTITDTRVTGDLREATVFYTVYGDDEERKAAAAGLESAKGILRSEVGRAAGVKFTPTLTFVADALPDTARTIEDLLDKARASDAKVREAATGKSFAGEADPYRKPGSDDETDDTAE, encoded by the coding sequence GTGGCCGACAACGCGCGGGCTAAGAGGCTGGCGGACCTCATCCGAGAGGTGGTGGCCCAGAAGCTGCAGCGCGGGATCAAGGACCCGCGGCTCGGCTCGCACGTCACCATCACGGACACCCGGGTGACGGGCGATCTGAGGGAGGCGACCGTCTTCTACACCGTGTACGGGGACGACGAGGAGCGGAAGGCCGCCGCGGCCGGCCTGGAGAGCGCCAAGGGCATCCTGCGCTCCGAGGTGGGACGCGCCGCCGGCGTGAAGTTCACCCCGACCCTCACCTTCGTCGCGGACGCCCTCCCGGACACCGCCCGGACGATCGAGGACCTCCTCGACAAGGCGCGCGCCTCCGACGCGAAGGTGCGCGAGGCGGCCACGGGCAAGTCGTTCGCCGGTGAGGCCGACCCGTACCGGAAGCCCGGCTCCGACGACGAGACGGACGACACCGCCGAATGA
- a CDS encoding bifunctional riboflavin kinase/FAD synthetase, which translates to MQRWRGLEDIPEDWGRSVVTIGSYDGVHRGHQLIIRHAVERARELGVPSVVVTFDPHPSEVVRPGSHPPLLAPHHRRAELCAELGVDAVLVLPFTTEFSRLSPADFVVKVLVDKLHAKAVVEGPNFRFGHKAAGNVEFLAEQGKTYDFEVEVVDLYVTGEAGGGEPFSSTLTRRLIAEGDVEGAREILGRPHRVEGVVVRGAQRGRDLGYPTANVETLPHTAIPADGVYAGWLQVEGEAMPAAISVGTNPQFDGTERTVEAYAIDRVGLDLYGLHVAVDFLAFVRGQAKFDSLDGLLAQMAEDVKRCRELIAAAGDPA; encoded by the coding sequence GTGCAGCGCTGGCGTGGCTTGGAGGACATCCCCGAGGACTGGGGGCGCAGCGTCGTCACCATCGGCTCCTACGACGGAGTCCACCGCGGTCACCAGCTGATCATCCGGCATGCCGTGGAACGCGCCCGTGAGCTGGGCGTTCCCTCGGTCGTCGTGACCTTCGACCCGCACCCCAGCGAGGTCGTGCGCCCCGGCAGCCACCCGCCGCTGCTCGCCCCGCACCACCGTCGCGCCGAACTGTGCGCCGAACTGGGTGTCGACGCGGTACTCGTCCTGCCCTTCACCACCGAGTTCTCCCGGCTCTCGCCCGCCGACTTCGTGGTCAAGGTGCTGGTGGACAAGCTGCACGCCAAGGCCGTCGTCGAGGGCCCGAACTTCCGCTTCGGCCACAAGGCCGCCGGCAACGTGGAGTTCCTGGCCGAGCAGGGCAAGACCTACGACTTCGAGGTCGAGGTGGTCGATCTCTACGTGACCGGTGAGGCAGGCGGCGGCGAGCCCTTCTCCTCCACCCTGACCCGCCGGCTGATCGCCGAGGGCGACGTCGAGGGCGCGCGCGAGATCCTCGGACGTCCGCACCGGGTGGAGGGCGTGGTGGTACGCGGCGCCCAGCGCGGCCGCGACCTCGGCTACCCGACCGCCAACGTCGAGACGCTCCCGCACACCGCGATCCCGGCCGACGGCGTCTACGCCGGCTGGCTGCAGGTTGAGGGCGAGGCGATGCCGGCTGCGATCTCCGTCGGGACCAACCCCCAGTTCGACGGCACGGAGCGCACCGTGGAGGCGTACGCCATCGACCGGGTGGGACTGGATCTGTACGGGCTGCACGTCGCCGTGGACTTCCTGGCGTTCGTCCGCGGCCAGGCCAAGTTCGACTCGCTGGACGGGTTGCTGGCGCAGATGGCGGAGGACGTGAAGCGCTGCCGTGAACTGATCGCGGCGGCCGGAGACCCCGCCTGA
- a CDS encoding DUF503 domain-containing protein gives MYVGTLSFDLLLGDVRSLKEKRSVVRPIVAELQRKYAVSAAEVDHMDLYRRAVIGLAAVSGDAGHLTDVLDRCERLVAGRPEVELLSVRRRLHGDDD, from the coding sequence ATGTACGTGGGGACCCTGTCCTTCGACCTCCTCCTGGGCGACGTACGGTCGCTGAAGGAGAAGCGTTCCGTCGTCCGCCCGATCGTCGCCGAGCTCCAGCGCAAGTACGCGGTGAGCGCCGCGGAGGTGGACCACATGGATCTCTACCGGCGGGCCGTCATCGGGCTCGCGGCGGTCTCCGGTGACGCGGGGCACCTGACCGACGTACTCGACCGGTGCGAGCGGCTGGTCGCCGGACGCCCCGAGGTGGAGCTGCTGTCCGTCAGACGGCGCCTCCACGGCGATGACGACTGA